The nucleotide window CCGTACTGGAGTGGCCCGCTTCTGCGTCTTCAGAAACACTGACTACCCAAGGGTGTGATACACGGCTTGCACGTCGTCGTCCTCCTCAAACTTCTCGATGAGGTTCATAACTTCTTCCAGCTGCTCGCCTTCGAGGTGCACGGTGGTGTTGGCCACGCGCTGCAACTGCGCCGATACCACGTTGAGGTGCTTTTCTTCCAGGGCTTTCTGCATCTGCCCGAAGTCGGTGAAGGCGGTTTCCACCACGATGTAGTCTTTCACGGCACCGTGCTCGTCCTCTTCCTGGTCGGCGTACACGTCCTCGGCGCCGGCGTCAATCAGCTCCAGCTCCAGCTCGTCGAGGTCGAGGCCTTCGGCGGCCAGCTTGAACACGCCCTTGCGGGTGAAGGTGTAGTCGGAGGAGCCGGCGGTGCCCAAGGCGCCGTTGCCGCGGTTGAAATACATGCGCACGTTGGCCACGGTGCGGGTGGGGTTGTCGGTGGCGGTTTCAATTACAATGGCCACGCCGTGGGGCGCGTAGCCCTCATACACCACTTCCTGGTAGTCTTTTTCCTCTTTGCTGCTGGCGCGCTTGATGGCGGCTTCCACCCGGTCCTTGGGCATGTTCACGCCTTTGGCGTTCTGCATGGCCGTGCGCAGGCGCGAGTTGGTGTCGGGGTTGGGCCCCGACTCTTTCACGGCCATGACAATCTCCCGGCCAATGCGGGTGAAATCCTTGGACATCCGGTCCCAGCGCTTCATTTTGCGGCCTTTGCGGAATTCAAACGCGCGTCCCATCTATCAGTGAGTTGGTGAAATAGTGAATTGGTGAGTTAGCCATTCGGGCCCGGGGCCGAAAGGGGGCCGCAAGTTAGCAGAAACGGCGGCGGGGCGCAACGCGTCCATTCGCAAACGCCGGCGCCCCGGCTTCCAGCCCATAGAGCTGAAAACCGGGGCGCCGGGTTGCTTCATAGCCTGTAGCGTTAGGGCAGGTCCTGCAGGCGGAGGGTAATGTTCTGCGGGGCCGTTTCGTCGCCGCCGAAGTAGGGGTAGAGCTGGTAGCCCTTGGCCGGACCGGTGCAGCTGCGCTTGTGCTCCACTTTCTTGCCGTTCACCAGGAAGGTGTACTTGGCATCGGTAATCTGCAGCTCGCAGGTGTACCACTTGTTGCGGTCGATGGCCGTGAGCAGGGTAGTGGTGTTCACGCCGTTGCGGTAGGAGTAAGCCAGCAGCTCCAGGCGGTTCTGATACCAGCGCCAGCCAAACCGGGCGCTGTTGGTCTGGTGCAGGGAGTTGCAGTCGGCCACGCCGTACAGCTTGTTCACGTCGGCCTGGTTGTTGGTGGCTTTGGTTTTGTAGCTCGCCGTGTTGTCGAACTTCACCAAGAACTTAAGCTTGGTTTTGCTTACCAGGCGCAGCGGGTTGCTGGTGGCGTAGTGCTGACCCTTGAGGATGGTGTAGAGCGTGCCCGGCTCGGTGGCCGCCGTGGCATCGGCCGAGGCAGCTACAGCGGTGGGAGCAGTGGCCGGGGCCACTTCTTCCTTACGCAGGCAGCCGGCGGCAATCAAAATGAGAAAAAGACTAAATGGGGCAAGCGTAGACAACCGAAACATAGGAGGAAATTAGTTTCCCCCTCAAATAGACTTTACGGCTGTTTGGTTCATGATATCAGGTTTTTAAGTTTTGAAATTTATGCGTATATCCTGTGCTGTTTCTTTGATAAAGCGCAGATGTAAATAAATAAAGTTATATTCTAGTGGCCTCGCAACGTATAGATACCCTGGTTGCCCGCCGGGAAGCCCTGCATGGTAAGCGTGAGTAGGCCGTTGCGGAGCACGAAGGTGCCTTCGTCGGTGCGGGGCTGGCCTTTGCTGTCGGTGTAAATGAACGTGATGTGGTCGGCGGTGAAGGCAAAGCGGCCGTCCTGGTCGAAGTGCAGGGTGGTGCCGTTGGCGGCCAGCGTCAGGCGTTTCTGATAGGTGCCGTTTGGGCGAAGCGTGAGGGTACCGCCGACGCCCTGGGCCGCTACCGGCTCGGGGCCAGCGCTTTGGTCGAGGATGGCGTAGGTAAGGTATTCGTAGGTGGTGTAGAACCCGGCCTTCGGACTAGCGGGTGCTTGCTGGGCATGTGTCTGGGACGCGAAGAGCAGCAAAGCCAGGAAAGAGAAAAGGATACGCAGCTTCATCCCGCAAATTACGCTATTCGCCGCTTTTCCGGCTGCGGCCCGTTCGGCTACCTTTGGTCTATGGCTACTTTCCTGCGTGAACTGATTCAACCCGCCGCCGCGCTGCCCCAGGCCGATGTGTGTCTCGTGGGCCTGCCTCTCGACTTTGGCACCGTGCTCGAAGGCGGCCGCGCCGGGGCTGCCGGCGCCCCCGACGCCATCCGGCGGGAGCTGCGCCGCTACCACAAAACCTACAACCTGGAGCACAACGTCAGCCTCGACCACCTGCGCATCGCCGATGCCGGCAACCTCGCCCTGCGCTCCGCCGCCGACCATGCCGCCAACCACCAGCACATCCGCGAGGAGCTAACCCGCCTGCTGGGCCTGTACCCGCGTGTGGTGGTGCTGGGCGGCTCCCACGATGGTACCTACAGCACCGTGCGCGGGCTTTTCGATGCCACCGGGGCGCAGGCCATGGGCGGCATCAACCTCGATGCCCACGCCGACGTGAAGGACAAGCCCGGCCTGATCAGCAGCGGTACGCCCTTTGGCAAGCTGCTGCGGGAAGGGTTTCTGGCGGGAAAGCAATTCACCGAAATCGGCCTGCACTCCAACCTCAACACCCAGGAGGATATCGACTTTTTGCACGCTCAACAAGCCCACATCGTGCCCTTGGCCCACGTGCAGCAGGATGGTATGCCTGAGTACATGACGCGCGCCCTGCACCTGGCCAGCAGCGGCGGACCAGCGTTTGTGAGCTTCGATATCGATGGCTGTGCCGAGGCGTATGCACCCGCCGTATCGGCTCCTAGTGCCGATGGCTTCACGCCGCGCCAAGCCACCGAAGCCGCTTTTCTAGCGGGTCGGGCCGAGGCAGTCCGGTTATTTGAGGTGGTGGAGTTCAACCCGCTTTACGACCGCGACAACCAGACGGCGCGGCTGGCGGCTACCATCATCACCGCTTACCTCACGGGCGTGGCCTCGCGCCTGAGCAAGTCATCTACGTAAGATTTCGTATAAAATTTTAAGGTTTAGGTATGCCTCAGGCAACGCTTTGCCGCGGCCACTCATCTATGGGGCAAGTGCGGGGCCTGAAGGCCCTGACTTTCACGTTCTCCTTTCTCTTTTAGCTATGAAAACCACTTTCCTCGCCCTCGCTCTGGGCTTCGCTGCTACGGCTGCCACTGCCCAAACCACCACCACCTTTTCCCTGACCTGCAAGGATGGGGATGACCGAAGCTCCCAGAAGCAGTTCTGCGAAACCCGCGACCTGACCATGGCCAGCCCCGGCACCGCCACGCTCACCATTGATGGCCGCGCCAACGGCGGCATCACCGTGCACGGCTACGATGGCGCCGAGGTGAAGGTGCGGGCGAAAGTATCGGCCTGGGCCCGCTCGGCCGAAGCCGCGCAGAAAACCGCCCAGGGCATCAGCATCAGCACCAAAGGCAATATGCTGCGCGCCGAAGGCAATGAGAACGGCTGGGCCGTGAGCTACGAGGTGTTTGTGCCCCGCCACACTGCCCTCAGCCTCAAGACCATCAACGGTGGCATCCACATCGACCACGTATCGGCCGATATTGCATTTGATGCCACGAATGGCGGGATTTCGCTCGAAGAAGTGGGCGGCAACGTGAAAGGCAACACCACCAACGGCGGCCTCAGCATCACGCTGGCCGGGGAGAAATGGACCGGCGCCGGCCTCGATGTGTCGACCACCAACGGCGGCATCACCTGGCAGCTGCCCAAAAGCTATTCCGCTAAGTTCTATACCAGCACCAATATGGGCGGTATCAATAGCAACTTGTCCGTCACCAAAACCGGGATGATGAGCAAGGAAGTAACGGCCAACCTGGGCAGCGGCGGCGCCCCAATCCGCGCCGTAACTACCAACGGCGGCATTACGGTGCGCCAATAGACTCAGGTAGTTGTAGTAATTGAAAAGCCCCCGCATCTTCACCTATGCGGGGGCTTTTTGTGTCCGTAGATCAGGCAGAAGCCTACAGTACAAATCGTTTTACTTCGCCGGTGCGCTTGCGCTTAAGTGCTTCCGACTGTTTCAGCGGATACTCGTTCTGCTGGTGCTTTTGGTAGCGCTTCACTACCAGGGCCGCGCCTACCAGAGCTCCGAGGCCCACAGCCGCAATCCGGAGCTTGTCCCGCAGCGCGTCGTGGGGGGCGGCCGGCAGGTGCTGTACGCCGCCTGCATCCAGTCGGGCCGGCTCCTGTACGTAGCGCCCATGTGCAGGCATCGGGAAGTCAGCCGCCAGCCTGGCTAAGCCTTCGGCGGCCGCGGAGCCTGTAATAACCGGGCCGTGGCCGCAGCCAATGGCCAGCGGCTGCAAGGCTGCCAGCTTCTGGACCGACTCGCGTACCTTCTCCCAGTTGTAGTTGAAGGGCGCGCCGGCCACGCTGATCTGCGGAATCTGGAGCAAGAGGGAAGGCACCGACTCGTGGTTGGCCGTGGCAAAAGCATCGGCGCCAAGCAGGGTGCGGTCTTCGTCACGGAACAGGGCAACCTGGCCGGGCGCGTGCCCGGGTACATGCAGCCAGCGCCAGCCGGGCAGGTAGGGCACTTCGTCCTCCGAATCGGTAGGCAGGGCCTGCACAACGTCGCTCAGCTGAAAGCTCTGGGGCGGGAAAAACCGCGCCACAAAGGCCAGCGTGCCGCCGCCATCTACGGTGGGGTCGGCGGGTGGGTATACGGCCTCAGCCCTGAGGAAGGGCAACTCCAGCGGGTGAGCCAGCACCGGCACCTTCCAGTGCTCGGCCAGGGCCCGCGCCGAGCCGGAGTGGTCCATGTGCCCATGGGTAAGGATAATGGCCTCAGGGTGAGTGCCGGGGTAAAACAGCTTATCGGCCGCGGCAATGATGTCCTTCTCGGACCCGGGCAGGCCGGTGTCAACCAGCACCCACGCCCCGGGGGTAGTGGTTTCTACGAAGTACAGATTGACGAAGCGTTGGATGGTGAGCTGGTGCACGCCAGCAGCTACTTGTTTCATAGAAGTCAGGTGAATTGGTCTTGTAAAAGCCATACGCAAAAGCAGCTGCTACGGGCTATATCTCGCCTTGGTTCAAACAAAAAGCTCCACCCGATATGGGTGGAGCTTTTTGGAAAAATTACCGCCTGCGGGTTAGTGGCTCACCACCAGCCGTTGCGTCAGGGTTTGCTGACCAGAGGTGAGGCGCACCACGTACACGCCGGCCGAGTACTGGCGCGTGTTCAGCGTTACCGTCTGCGCGCCGCTGCCCTGGCCCGTAGCAAGCGTGCGGAGCAGCCGCCCGTTCATGTCGTAGAGCGTGAGCGTGTAGGCACCAGCTTGTGGCAACCGGAAATGCACAGTGGCATCGCCCAGGCTGGGCGTGGGCGCTACGTGCAGCTCAGCCGTTGAAGCCGAGGAGGCGTTTTGGTTTGCCAGGGCAGTGCCGGTACGAGCCTGCAGGTTGCAGGCCGTGCCCACGGTGTAGGAGAAGGGCGTGGCCACGTTGTTGCGCTCGGGCCCGCCGGCGCCTACCTGGTAGGTGAAGTACAGGTTCACGACGGTACCATTGGCCATGGGCAGCGTGTGGGTGAAGTCCCCGGCCGCGTTCTTGGTCATGGTGTAGCCCGGGTAAGCACCGCTCGTGCCCTGGCGCAGGTAAAGCAAGGCCAGGTTGCCGCCGGCCGTGGCCCCCAGCGGGTGGAAGGTGATGGTCAGGTTGCCCCCGCTGCTGACGGCCTTGTAGCTGAAGTCCGTCGTCACGGCGCAGTAGCCGCTGGAGGAACCGCCCGTGACCGTCACACTCACCGCGGAGGAGGTGGTCACCGCGCCCGCGTTGTCGGTAGCGCGGGCCGTGATAGAGTAGGTGCCCGCGGCCACGCCGGTCCAGGTGTAGGAGTAAGGCGAAGACGTGTCCGTGCCCAGCAGCGTGCTGCCGTTGTAGAAAGCCACGCTGCTGACCGTGCCGTTGGCATCGGCCGCGTTGGCGTTAATCGTAATCGAAGCTGGAGCCGTAAAGCTGGCGCCGCTTGCCGGCGAGGTCAAACTCACGGTGGGCGGGGTGTTGGTGGTCACGGCCGTGAAGCTGAGCCAGTTCACGTTCAGGCCCCCGGCCGTGGCGTAGAGGCGCAGGGTCTGCGCGCCGGCCGGCAAGGTTACGGTGGCGTTGAGCGTCTGCCAGCTCTGCCAGCCCCCGGTCGCTCCAACCGTTACGGAGCCCAGGCTGGTGCCGGCGCTGTTGCGCAGCTGCAGGCTTCCTCCGCCCGGCTCGCTGGCCAGCCGGAAGCCCACGGTGTACTGACCGGCCGTGGTCACGTTCACGGCGTAGTCGAGCCAGTCGCCGGCTTCGATGTAGCCCACGTTCAGCCCCCCGCCCGTGTCGGTGGTCGTCTCGGTCTGGATGCCCAGCATGGCCGAGAAGCTTTCGGCCTGAATCGTGCCGGGAATGGTCTGACCAACGGGAGCGGCCGTTACCGTCACGCTCACGGCCGAGGAGGTGGTCACCGCGCCCGCGTTGTCGGTAGCGCGGGCCGTGATAGAGTAGGTGCCCGCGGCCACGCCGGTCCAGGTGTAGGAGTAAGGCGAAGACGTGTCCGTGCCCAGCAGCGTGCTGCCGTTGTAGAAAGCCACGCTGCTGACCGTGCCGTTGGCATCGGCCGCGTTGGCGTTAATCGTAATCGAAGCTGGAGCCGTAAAGCTGGCGCCGCTTGCCGGCGAGGTCAAACTCACGGTGGGCGGGGTGTTGGTGGTCACGGCCGTGAAGCTGAGCCAGTTCACGTTCGTGCCCGTGGAGGCCGAGGCGTAGAGGCGCAGGGTCTGCACGCCGGCCGGCAGCGTGACCGTGGTGGTCTGCGTCTGCCAGCTCTGCCAGCCGCCCGTGTTGCCTACGTTCACCGAGCCCAGGACCGTGCCGGCGCTGTTGCGCAGCTGCAGGGTAGCCCCGCCGTTGGCCGAAGCCACGCGGATGCCCACGCTGTACTGGCCCGCAGCGGCCACGTTGACCGAGTAGTCGAGCCAGTCGCCCGTCTCGTACCAGTCCACGTTCTGGCCCCCGCCCGTGTCGGTCGTGGTTTCCTTGTCCGTGCCCTGCTGGGCCGTGTAGCTCTCGGCCTGAATCGTGCCCGGAATGGCCTGCGCCGTGGGGGCTGACGTAACCGTGACACTTACCGCCGTGGAGGTGGTTACCGCGCCGGCGTTATCCGTGGCTTTGGCCGTGAGAGAGTACGTGCCCGCGCCCACGCCGGTCCAGGTGTAGGAGTAAGGCGCCGTCAGGTCTTCGCCGAGCTTGGTTGCGCCCTGGAAGAACTCTACTTTGCTCACCGTACCGTTGGCATCGGCGGCGTTGGCGTTAATCGTAATGCTGGCCGGGGCCGTGAAGCCGGCACCGTTGGCCGGCGAAGTCAGGCTAACGGTAGGCGGCGTGTTGGTGGAGGTACCGGTGTAGGTGAACGTCATGCGGCCTACGTTCAGGCCCCCTTGCGTGAAGCTCAGGCGCAGCACGTGTTCCCCGGCCGGCAAGTTTAGGCCGGTAATGGTTTTCGTTCCCCAGGCGCCCCAGTCGCCAGTCGTTGTTACGGTCTGGTTGGCGCTGATGGTGTTGCCATCAATTGAGAGGGAGAATGGTCCCCCGCCGGTGGAGTTGCCGGCGGCGTAGCGTAGGGCTAGCGTGTGCGTGCCGGCCGTAGCCACGTTGATGGTATACTCCAGCCATTCGCCGGCATCCACCCAGCCTACGGTCGTGCCTTCGGCTGCGTCGCTCACGGCATCTACGTACTCTGCAGGGCGGAAAGCCACCGTGGGCGAGGGCTCGAAGGTAGCCTGGTTGGAGGCGCTGGCGTCGTTGTAGGCAATGCCCTGGCCCAGTCCGCCGGCGTAAGTATCGTACTTACCGGCCTCAATAACGCCCGGCACGGCCTGCGGCGTACCCGTGAAGGAAGTTTGCTTGCCCACCTGCACTCGCGCAATGTTAGTCACTTTGAAAAGCGAGCCGGCGTACACCTTCGCGTAGAAGTTGTGAATGGCTACGTTCAGGTTAGAAGCAGTTTTGGTGTAAGGCGCGGTGGTTACCGTTCCCAGAGACGTGCTGCCGTCGAAGAACTCCACCCCCGTTACGCCGGAGCCGGTGGTAGCCACGCTCAGCGTCACGCTGCCGTTGGCGGCTACTTCCGAGGCGCTGGCCGTGAGCGTGCCCGCCACGGCCACGTCCTTGCTGGTGGCCAGCTTGCGGGCCGGCACGTTCAGCACGTAGCCATCCGAGAAGTTCACGGTGATGGGCGCGCTGGAGTAGTTGTGGGCTACGTAGGTTTTCACGCCGGCCTTGTTAAAGACCACCGCCTGCGGGTTGTTGGCCGTCACGGAGGCATCTACCCGGCCCAGGGCGTTCATGGCGTGCAGCCAGTAGTAGGTCTGCGCATCCGAAACCCCAAATTTGATCGGTCGATTAGGGAAGCCGTCGTAGAGCTGAATGGCTTTTACGGGGTCAATGAACGCCAGGTATTCCCAGAGCAGGTCGTGCCAGGTGTTGGCATTCACTTCATTCTGCAGAATGCCCGTATTCTGGGTGATTTCCGTCCAGAGCTTCTGTACGTAGGCGTGGTTCTGGCCCAGGTACAGCGAGCCGCCGTGCATGGGGTAAAGCTGAATGCCGTATACGGCGCGGATGTCCTGGGTCCAGAAGGTACCAGCGTCGTAGCCCGCGCCCCACACGCGGCCGGTGGCGCTGTAGGCGTAGTTGGGCTGGAAGGTGCGGTCGTTCACGTCAAACCAGTACTCCTCAATGGCGGCCTGCTCGGTGGCGTAGAGGTAGATGCCCAGGTCGCGGGTGGCTTTGTTGCCCGTGATGGCGCCCCAGTGAATCAGGGACGAGTTGAACTGCATGCTTTCCGAGGTCGATTCCTGGTTGTTGCCCATGGGTGAGCTGGCGAAGCCATCAGCCCAGGAGTGACCGGCGTAGGGGTCGAAGTTGCGCAGGAAGGGGAACTGGGTATCGGTGCGGCTGGGGTTGGCGGCGTCGCGCACGAGCATGTTCACCATGGCACCCCACTGGCCGGCCCAGCCGGGCTGGTACTGCTCCAGGAAGGCGGCGGCGTGGATGAAATAGCCCCAGTGGAAGTGGTGGTCGTTGATGTTGTCGTCCTGGTGGTGACCAGCGGGATACCCAAACAGCGTCGACCAGGTGGAGTTGTAGTAAAACACAAAGGCGTTTTCCCCGCTTTCCGCCGACAGCCAGTCCTGGAGCCGGTTCTTGATGGTAGTCACGATCTGGTCGCGGGCGGCGGTGTTGCCGGTTTCATCGGCAATGCGGGCCGTCTGAATCAGCTTGTTCATTTCCTGGCCCTCGTTGTAGGAGTCAGTCCACTCGGCCAGGCCGTTGTTTTGCAGGGCCTGCACCTTGTCGTTCAGCTTCACCGGGCTGAAGCCGGTGCTGTAGTTATCGAGGTAGGGCAGGGTGGGCAGGATGCCATGGAAGGTGTAGGCCGTGGAAAACACGTTGCCGGCCAGCATCTTCAGTTGGCCCCGTACCGACGGATAGATCTGCCCGGCGGGCTGGGCCGACCCGGCAGCCATGTAGCCCCACTGGTGCGGCAGCAGCCCCTGAAGGACCACGCCGTTGGCGCCTTCCTTCACAGAGGGCGTCACCGTGAAGGTCGTTTTCACTACTGAGGTGCTTTCAGTGAACACCCAGTCTACTTTGGTGCTGGCCGGAAACACGTAGGCGTATTGCTTGTAGGCGTTGGCGGCGGCCAGGGCGTCCGGGGCCGAGGGGTTCAGCAGGGCAATGGACCAGTACGTTTTACCGTTCAAGGTAGACGTATAGGTGCCGGCGTTGTTGGTCCAGGTGGAGCCTAGGGGAGCATACACGGCGTAATCGGCTCCATTATAGGAGTCCTTGATCAGCAACATTTCCCCGTTAATGGTTACCGTGCCCACGGTCACTTTCACCGTGGCCACGTCGGCGGCGCCCTTGGTCAGGTACACGAAGGGCATACCCATGCCCACAGTGGCGTTAAAGTCATTGGAGCCACTGTGCCAGTTCATGGTCACGGTCCAGTCGGAGTAGTCCGATACGGTAGCAGCGGTGGCGTTCAGGCTCTGCACGCCCACCGTCACGGCCATCACGTCGCTGTTGGGCTGACGGTATTCCGTAGTGCTGGCCGGCGGTATAATGTAGTTTACCACCAGACCCGTTTCGTGCGTGCGCAGCGTGAGCGGGTAGTTGAAGATGTTGTTTGTGTGGTTGTTGCGCAGCTTGCCCGACCAGAACTCATTGGTCGGCACCGGCTTGGTGGCGGCTACTCCGCTCAGCAGGGGCGAGCCGGCCGGCACGGCGTTGCGGCCGGCGGCGTCCGTTCCCGGAAACTGGGTGGTGTAGCTGCCGGAGCCTACGGCTACGATCTGGCTGTGCGCCGGAGCGCTGGCAAGGCCAATACTCAGTACCGAAAGCGCGGCCGCTTTTACGGCCCGGGTGCGGGGGGTGTGCGGCCCCGCGAGCCACTCCGGCAGTAGGCGGAGCAGGCGGTTGTGTAGGGTTTTACCCATTGTAGAGAGGTTTGGTGGGGTTATGTAATTGTAGGGGAGTGACAAATGGAACCGAATCCGGCACAATCGTTCCCGGAAAGCTGTGGAAACGATTGCTGCAGGGGGCTTTCTACAGGCAAGAGCTGTTAAACTGTATGTTGAGTAGCGGAGCCGAACTCAGCAGATCTATCAAATGGAGCAACTTAAAAGCAGGCTTTTGCTAGGTCGCTATTTAGAAGGTGGATATACTTATAATAGATGACTTTTAATAACGAGCCAGAATAGGCTATATAAGGTAAAGATTATAAAGAATCGTATATCGATCCTCAAGGTATATAAATAATTTGTTGAACAATAGGGTCGATAAACTAGCAAGCAAAAGAAACTGAAGGAACCGCACAGTCTCTTGCCCGGCTGCGGCAGCGGGCTTGTGATAGAAGCGTTTCTCAGGTACCGTACTCTCTGCTGGTGTTTAAGTATTATGTGCAGATAGTCAGAGGAATACAATGTGAAAAAGGTGCGTGATATGTGCGATTCGTTGTATCGATGGCGTATCAATAATAAAATTTTGGGTTCGTTTGCAGGCAAACGAGCGTTAGGCTCTATGCGGTTAATGTCGCGAGTAGTATAGGGCGGCAGCCGTGTTACAGCGACTGAGTTATGGACACAAAAAAGCCCCTTGCTGGCAAGAGGCTTTTACTGGTTGCCGACCGATACCTTATGGAGCGGTAGTAGTGGTGTCGGTGGTAGCGGTGGTGTCAGTGGTTGCGCCGGCTTCAGCCTGCTCACTTGGCGAGCTGGTTGCCATGCTGGTAGTTTGGTCGCCCTCACCGCGCTCTGAGCCGGTGCCATTGCCTTCGCAGGAGGCCAGGGTAAAAGAGGCCGCTGCCAGGGCCAGGAAAAGAATCTTTTTCATGAGACAAGTTGGTTGTGGTAGAAGCCAGAAAACGTAGTTGCACAGCAGCCAAGCTGCACATCAGGCGGTTATACTCCCGATAAGGCAATGACGGCTCACGATATGCCAAGAAATTTTTCGTCGAGCCCTATAACTTGGGGTTTCCAGTCATAGGAGAGAGGGTTGCTCCGTGCCTGGAACCGGCTGAAACAAAAAGCCCCTCGCAAAGCTGCGGGGGGCTTTTTGTTGACTTCAAAAGAGCTTACTGGCCCGAGGTAGTGGCCGTGCCCGTAGAGCCCGTGCCACCAGCGGTAGTGCCGGTACCCGAAGTAGAGCCACCAGCCGTGGTGCCGGAGCCGGAAGTAGTGCCCGTACCACCAGCCGTGGTACCCGTGCCGGAGGTAGAACCACCAGCCGTGGTGCCCGCGCCGGAAGTGGAGCCGCCGGCTGTGGTACCGGAAGTGCTGCCTGAGGTGCTGCCGCCAGTAGCGCCCGTGCCACTGGCGTCGCCCGTGCCGCTCATGCTCGTGTCGGCACCCATGTCGGAGTTGGCGCCCGTTTCCATGTCACCCGATTCAGTGCCGCCTTCCGTGCCAGTGCCAGCCCCGGTTTCCGTGCCGGTGCCCTCGGTGGCACCTTCCTGCTGATTGCCGCCGCACGAGGCGAATGTGAGCGAGGCCGTAGCCAGCGCCAAGAAAAGAACCTTTTTCATAATAGGGTGAAGGGTTTGGTGAAAAAGAAGTGCTTGAGCCGCGCCTACCTGGTCGCAGTCGAAGGGTTTATACTTCCGCCTAAATCTTTGTAACCCGCTTTATAACAAAATTGCCATAATCTTGCACTTAGCTCGTCAGTTTGCTTGTTTAATAATAATATTTTAATGTTGAGCTTAATACCGACCGGTCATGGCGCAAGCACTGGGGGGTGGAATTACCTGCTAGCGGGGCGAGAGAGTCAGCCGAAAGCCGCCGCCTTAGCCTAATGGCTGCGCTGCTGAAAAACCCGGTTGCCACGCGCCGAAAACGCTATATTCGCCACTCCACCCACTATCCGGAACTACCTCACCCGACTATGTCGCACTCCACTCTCGAAACGCCTGAACTCAACCTCGAAGCCACCTCCAAATCCTCGGCCGAAAAGCCCACCACCCGGCCCATGTACTACGAGTACAAGCCCGAGGAAACAGTAAAAGCCCAGCACGGCCCCGAGCTGCGCTGCAAAACCTGGGAGGCTGAAGCGGCCCTGCGCATGCTCGAAAACAACCTCGACCCGGCCGTGAGTTTGGTGTACGACGAGCTGATCGTGTACGGTGGCGCCGGCCGCGCGGCCCGCAACTGGAAGGAGTACCAGACCATCGTGCGCACCCTCAAGAACCTGGAGCCCGACGAAACCATGCTGGTACAGAGCGGCAAGGCAGTGGGCGTGTTGCGCACCTGGGCCCACGCCCCGCGCGTGCTCATTGCCAATAGCAACATCGTGCCCGCCTGGAGCACCCAGGAGTATTTCGACGAGCTGGACAAGCTGGGTTTGATGATGTACGGGCAGATGACGGCCGGCTCCTGGATTTACATTGCCACCCAGGGCATTCTGCAGGGTACCTACGAAACCTTCGCCGCGGTGGCCGACAAGCATTTCGGCGGCACGCTGCGCGGTACCATTACCGTCACGGCGGGCTTGGGCGGCATGTCGGGCGCGCAACCACTGGCCGTGACGATGAACGACGGCGTGTGTTT belongs to Hymenobacter sp. J193 and includes:
- a CDS encoding MBL fold metallo-hydrolase, whose translation is MKQVAAGVHQLTIQRFVNLYFVETTTPGAWVLVDTGLPGSEKDIIAAADKLFYPGTHPEAIILTHGHMDHSGSARALAEHWKVPVLAHPLELPFLRAEAVYPPADPTVDGGGTLAFVARFFPPQSFQLSDVVQALPTDSEDEVPYLPGWRWLHVPGHAPGQVALFRDEDRTLLGADAFATANHESVPSLLLQIPQISVAGAPFNYNWEKVRESVQKLAALQPLAIGCGHGPVITGSAAAEGLARLAADFPMPAHGRYVQEPARLDAGGVQHLPAAPHDALRDKLRIAAVGLGALVGAALVVKRYQKHQQNEYPLKQSEALKRKRTGEVKRFVL
- a CDS encoding DUF4097 family beta strand repeat-containing protein, coding for MKTTFLALALGFAATAATAQTTTTFSLTCKDGDDRSSQKQFCETRDLTMASPGTATLTIDGRANGGITVHGYDGAEVKVRAKVSAWARSAEAAQKTAQGISISTKGNMLRAEGNENGWAVSYEVFVPRHTALSLKTINGGIHIDHVSADIAFDATNGGISLEEVGGNVKGNTTNGGLSITLAGEKWTGAGLDVSTTNGGITWQLPKSYSAKFYTSTNMGGINSNLSVTKTGMMSKEVTANLGSGGAPIRAVTTNGGITVRQ
- a CDS encoding arginase family protein translates to MATFLRELIQPAAALPQADVCLVGLPLDFGTVLEGGRAGAAGAPDAIRRELRRYHKTYNLEHNVSLDHLRIADAGNLALRSAADHAANHQHIREELTRLLGLYPRVVVLGGSHDGTYSTVRGLFDATGAQAMGGINLDAHADVKDKPGLISSGTPFGKLLREGFLAGKQFTEIGLHSNLNTQEDIDFLHAQQAHIVPLAHVQQDGMPEYMTRALHLASSGGPAFVSFDIDGCAEAYAPAVSAPSADGFTPRQATEAAFLAGRAEAVRLFEVVEFNPLYDRDNQTARLAATIITAYLTGVASRLSKSST
- a CDS encoding YebC/PmpR family DNA-binding transcriptional regulator, whose protein sequence is MGRAFEFRKGRKMKRWDRMSKDFTRIGREIVMAVKESGPNPDTNSRLRTAMQNAKGVNMPKDRVEAAIKRASSKEEKDYQEVVYEGYAPHGVAIVIETATDNPTRTVANVRMYFNRGNGALGTAGSSDYTFTRKGVFKLAAEGLDLDELELELIDAGAEDVYADQEEDEHGAVKDYIVVETAFTDFGQMQKALEEKHLNVVSAQLQRVANTTVHLEGEQLEEVMNLIEKFEEDDDVQAVYHTLG